CAGGTCGATAACTTCCACTTCAACTCCTTGTGACGAGAGTGTCTTCGCAGCCTGCAGCGATTCCACGACGCATGCGCCCCAGGTGACCAGAGTCAGATCCCGGCCTTTGCGCAGGGTAAAGCAGGTATCTAAGGGCAGCGCTTCACCGTTATCTGTGACATTCGATTTCACTGTGCGGTAGATTCGTTTGGGCTCAAAAAACATCACCGGATCATTGCTACGTATCGCCGCCAGTAACAGGCCATAGGCCCGCTGTGGTGAAGAAGGAATGACCACTTTAAAACCGGGAATATGGGCAAACAGAGCTTCAACGCTTTCCGAGTGATGTTCAGGTGCATGGATACCGCCGCCGAATGGCGCCCGGAATACCGCCGGGCAGGTGAGACGGCCACGGGTTCGGTTACGCATCCGCGCAGCATGGCACATCAGATGTTCCATGGCCGGAAAAACAAAGCCCTGGAACTGAAATTCGGCTACCGGGCGCAGTCCCTGAGTCGCCATACCGACAGCGACACCGCCGATCAGCGCTTCAGCCAGCGGTGTATCAATGACGCGCTTGAAACCATACTTCTCTTTGAGTCCGACCGTAGCGCGAAATACCCCGCCGTTATCACCCACATCCTCGCCCATCACGATGACGCTGGGGTCGTGTTCCATTTCATGATGCAGAGCCAGATTGACCGCTTCCACTAGTGTCATTTCACTCATGTTGACCTCCTTGCATGCGCATCGCCTTATTGATCAGTTCGTCACGCTGAGCGTGCAGATCAGGAGATAACGACTCATAAAGAAAATCAAAAGCGGATTCAGGCGCCTGAGGAGGTAAATCCAGATAACGTTGCACGGCGTGCTCAACCACCTCTTTACAGTGCTCCAGCCAGTTTTCTTCTTCCTGTTCACTCCAGGAGTTCTGGTTCATCAAATAGGTTTTTAGCCGGGAAACCGGTTCAAATTGCCAGGCTTGTTGCAGCTCGTCTTCGCTGCGGTAACGACTGGCATCATCGGCGGTGGTGTGATCGCTGAGGCGATAGCTGACGGCTTCAACTAAGGTTGCACCTTTGCCTTTGCGCGCTCGATCCAGGCTGGTTCGCACGGCGTCGTAAACCGCGACAATATCATTACCATCAACCGTAATGCCCGGAATACCGGCGCCCTTGGCTTTTTCCGATAAGAATTCGGC
This Vibrio ostreae DNA region includes the following protein-coding sequences:
- a CDS encoding alpha-ketoacid dehydrogenase subunit beta; translation: MSEMTLVEAVNLALHHEMEHDPSVIVMGEDVGDNGGVFRATVGLKEKYGFKRVIDTPLAEALIGGVAVGMATQGLRPVAEFQFQGFVFPAMEHLMCHAARMRNRTRGRLTCPAVFRAPFGGGIHAPEHHSESVEALFAHIPGFKVVIPSSPQRAYGLLLAAIRSNDPVMFFEPKRIYRTVKSNVTDNGEALPLDTCFTLRKGRDLTLVTWGACVVESLQAAKTLSSQGVEVEVIDLASIKPIDMATIQRSLQKTGRLLVVHEASRSCAVGAEILARVAENAMCLLKAPPKRVTGMDTIMPYYKNEAYFMIQEQDIVLAARELVEGWK